A region from the Oceanidesulfovibrio marinus genome encodes:
- a CDS encoding radical SAM protein — translation MSTPSPLRFIQIEVSTVCNFRCFYCIGRTWTPRHMDMALFQSILHGLQPGARTVSLQGEGEPLAHPQFWTMAGLVKEAGLTPYTITNGSLVDPARMAGLFPIIGFSLDTVDPDFAERIGRRDLPNVLSRLEALCDAMGPERIIIHTVHFGQDLAALKQYLQRRGLVRHVVQPLQGKSDYRARYPKWQPKAAAPERSGPCRHLARPFMRFYDVEGRDYPCCYIKSSAHYRSDSELLDELEARRIPQACTGCRAIGSGVQDASSSLTAD, via the coding sequence ATGAGCACGCCTTCGCCCCTGCGTTTCATCCAGATCGAGGTCAGCACGGTCTGCAACTTCCGCTGCTTCTACTGCATCGGCCGGACCTGGACGCCCAGGCACATGGACATGGCGCTGTTCCAGTCAATTCTCCATGGCCTCCAGCCCGGCGCGCGCACCGTCTCGCTCCAGGGGGAAGGGGAGCCCCTTGCGCATCCACAATTCTGGACAATGGCCGGGCTGGTGAAAGAGGCTGGCCTGACGCCATACACCATCACCAACGGCAGCCTGGTCGATCCCGCGCGTATGGCCGGGCTGTTCCCGATAATCGGATTCTCCCTGGATACAGTGGACCCGGACTTTGCCGAGCGCATCGGCCGGCGCGATCTCCCCAATGTCCTCAGCCGCCTGGAAGCGCTCTGCGACGCCATGGGGCCGGAGCGGATCATCATCCACACCGTGCACTTCGGACAGGATCTCGCCGCGCTCAAGCAGTACCTGCAGCGTCGCGGGCTTGTCCGGCACGTGGTGCAGCCGCTGCAGGGTAAGAGCGACTACAGAGCCCGCTACCCCAAGTGGCAGCCCAAAGCCGCCGCGCCCGAACGGTCAGGACCATGCCGCCACCTAGCTCGACCATTCATGCGTTTCTACGATGTGGAGGGCAGGGACTACCCGTGCTGCTACATCAAGAGCAGCGCGCACTACCGCTCGGACAGCGAGCTTTTGGATGAGCTCGAGGCACGGCGCATTCCCCAAGCCTGCACCGGCTGCCGGGCGATCGGCAGCGGCGTCCAAGACGCGTCCTCCTCGCTGACCGCGGACTGA